The window AAATTAATTGAAATAAAAAATTTATTTCATTCGATGTCATCACGTTGCTTATACCCCATGCATTTTGTATGAAATTCATGGGGTTTTTGTTAATGGTTTGCAGCTGGTAACGCCATTTTGTAAAGAAGTGTAATTTAAGGCTTGAAATACGCGTAACTGGCACTATATAAGAATTGCACCAAGAAAGAGCATTATCCCATACTAGGTACACAGGTAATGGTGCATAGTCGTACGTGTTTAGATTGATATAAAAATATTGAAGGAGAAATTATGTCTAACATTAGATCTTTTTCATTATTCCCAACATTATCCGATAGCCTACTTTCTAACAGATTTGACCAAATGGATCGTTTGTTTAGCCAGCTAACAGGTAATAGGCCTTTAACTTCAGAGAATCCGTATAATTTAAAACAAGTAAATGAAACAAGCTATCAATTAACGGTTAGTGTTCCAGGTTATAAGGAAGAGGACTTAAGCGTATCCCTAAAAGGTGGGAAATTGTATATTCAAGGTGAGCAATCAGCAGAATTAGTTAATGATTCTGAGAAATGGATCCATCAAGGAATAACGCAAAGTAAGTTTTCCCTTGAGTTTAACCTCGGTAAAAATGTGAAGATAGAAAGTGCTGAGTTATCTAGTGGTTTACTAACTCTGGATATTGAATATGAAATCCCGGATGAAGAAAAACCTCGAGTTATCGCTATTGAAAATAAAGATATAAAATCATAGAACTAAAATTTATGGCCCGTCAGCAGTTAGAGTGACTTTATAACGATGGACACTTTTGTTGACTGGTTTGCAAGGCCTGATTTCGCTATTTAAACGGAGTCAGGCCTTTTAGTTTTGTTTCAGTCAATTTAAATTAAAACATTTTTAATATAAATATTTAAATACATTATATATAAAAAATAACTCAATTCTATTTTTGACGAAAACTTTCGAGGCTATATGCCTTTTTTGTGAATAAACAGTACTGTTACTGATCCCTAACTTTCGAGAAATAATATGATTAGGCGTCTCATTCATCCAATTATTAATAATGTTTTGTTCTTTAATTGTAAAAATGGATGAATCTATATTATTAGCAAGTTTGGTAATTTTTTCGATTTGCTCATGGTCTTGAATAACTCTATCAAGCGTTTGAATAATAATGCTTTTTGATAGGATGAAATAATTATCTTTTAATAGTAATGGGTTGTTTGTTTGTGGGTAAGGGGCATTTATATAAATATAAAAACGTGTATTATTAGCATTGTTTAATAACTGCTGTAGGATAGGGCAGTAATTAGAGTAATTACAATAGTATGTAAGATTCACTAATATAATACTTGGTAGTTCTGTGTTTATAAAGCCAATGGCTTCTTTTATACATCCTGTACTAATAAATTCGAGTTTTTTATTTTTGGATAAATATTCTGTAATGCCAAGACGTGTATAATAACATTCATCAATAACTAATATTCGCATTGGAACATCCTTGTTTAAGAAGATATCTTACAATAAATTGGAATTGATAGAGAAGTCAACCAAGGATTAATAAAAACAATAAATAGTGTTCTTATTTACAATTGCAAATTATTAATTAATTGATAAGGTAATTATATAAGGATATATAATTACCCATATGGATGAATATATAAATAAATGGATATTAGTGACGCTAATATCCATTTATTTCCCTAGTGTGTTTTAAAACCAAGCTCGACATATTCACCTGACTCTATCTTGTCTACGCCAGCTTGGAGAATATGAATGAGTTGTTTAGCCACATCAGTCGTTAGCCACATGGTTTTATCCACAATAGCGTCACCTGTGTGTTTATCTTGTTCAGGGAGGTAGTGCAAACGCAACATCATAGCGTCGTAATCATCGACTGTGCTGATGTCCCAGCCAACTACTGGGTGGGTTTGAATGACATCATTTTTTTTATTCATATAAACCTCCTAATCAAACATCGTGATAAATAATAAATATCTATAACTGACTAAGAGCAATGATCTCGTGATGAGTCCACTTTCAGTATAAGGAGATTTCACCAATAATAAAGCAAATAAAACATTTTTTTTGTTTATATGACAGAAAATGCATAAAGTGAATCATTATGTTCGTCGGCAAGTGTCATCAATTGTGAAAATACACAAGGAAAATCAATTTATTGATCTTTAATTGGCCATGCTAAGTCGGTAAATTATGTTTTTATCCTACTTAGCTAATAATGATATGGGAAGTCATTTTAACTTCCCATTGACGTGTTCACTACTGGCCCAGAGAAATTGTCCAGCGAGCGTCTTCTCCTGCTAAGAAAGGAACTAATTTATCATTGCAGCAGTCAATCGATTCACAAATGATATTTTGCTCTTTAGTTAGCGTGATGGTTCCTTCATTCACGGGTAAGTTATAGAATTTAGGGCCATTTAATGAACAAAAAGCTTCGAAATGTGCTAAAGCCCCGAGTTCTTCAAAAACACTTGCGTAAGCCGCTAATGCAGTAGGAGCGTTAAAGACTCCAGCGCAACCGCAGGAAGACTCTTTACGTGACTGTATGTGTGGTGCGGTATCGGTACCGAGGAAGAAACGCTCACACCCTGAAGCAACGGCTGCACGTAGTGCTTCTTGGTGCACATTTCGTTTCAAAATAGGCAAGCAAAATAAATGCGGTCTTACACCACCAACTAACATGTGGTTACGATTAAACATTAAATGTTGAGGTGTCAAAGTTGCAGCTGTAAATTCATTTGCTTCTTGGACATACTGAGCCGCTTCTTTGGTGGTTATGTGCTCAAAAACAATTTTCAGTTTTGGAAACTGTGCCCGTAGTGGCAACATAACTTGTTCAATAAACAGTGCTTCTCGGTCAAAAATATCGATATGGCTTGCAGTGACTTCACCATGGATAAGCAGTGGCATTCCTGCTTCTTCCATTGCTGCTAATACGGGGTAAATCTTTTTAATATCAGATACGCCATGGCTAGAGTTAGTTGTTGCATTAGCCGGGTAGAGTTTACAGGCCGTAAATACCCCTTCGTTAAAGCCACGAATGACTTCAGTAGGATCTGTGCTATCAGTAAGGTAGCAAGTCATTAAAGGGGTAAATTGATGCCCTTCGGGAACTGCGTTTAGAATGCGCTCACGGTAAGCCTTTGCGGCTTCAATCGTTGTGATTGGCGGAACTAAATTCGGCATGACAATTGCACGGCCAAAAAATTCACTGGTATAGGGAACGACCGTTTTTAACATATCATCATCGCGAAAATGAACATGCCAATCATCAGGGCGGCGGATCGTTAGGGTAGTTACAGTTGTC is drawn from Providencia huaxiensis and contains these coding sequences:
- a CDS encoding Hsp20 family protein, giving the protein MSNIRSFSLFPTLSDSLLSNRFDQMDRLFSQLTGNRPLTSENPYNLKQVNETSYQLTVSVPGYKEEDLSVSLKGGKLYIQGEQSAELVNDSEKWIHQGITQSKFSLEFNLGKNVKIESAELSSGLLTLDIEYEIPDEEKPRVIAIENKDIKS
- a CDS encoding LuxR C-terminal-related transcriptional regulator — protein: MRILVIDECYYTRLGITEYLSKNKKLEFISTGCIKEAIGFINTELPSIILVNLTYYCNYSNYCPILQQLLNNANNTRFYIYINAPYPQTNNPLLLKDNYFILSKSIIIQTLDRVIQDHEQIEKITKLANNIDSSIFTIKEQNIINNWMNETPNHIISRKLGISNSTVYSQKRHIASKVFVKNRIELFFIYNVFKYLY
- the bssS gene encoding biofilm formation regulator BssS; translation: MNKKNDVIQTHPVVGWDISTVDDYDAMMLRLHYLPEQDKHTGDAIVDKTMWLTTDVAKQLIHILQAGVDKIESGEYVELGFKTH
- the pyrC gene encoding dihydroorotase, which encodes MTTVTTLTIRRPDDWHVHFRDDDMLKTVVPYTSEFFGRAIVMPNLVPPITTIEAAKAYRERILNAVPEGHQFTPLMTCYLTDSTDPTEVIRGFNEGVFTACKLYPANATTNSSHGVSDIKKIYPVLAAMEEAGMPLLIHGEVTASHIDIFDREALFIEQVMLPLRAQFPKLKIVFEHITTKEAAQYVQEANEFTAATLTPQHLMFNRNHMLVGGVRPHLFCLPILKRNVHQEALRAAVASGCERFFLGTDTAPHIQSRKESSCGCAGVFNAPTALAAYASVFEELGALAHFEAFCSLNGPKFYNLPVNEGTITLTKEQNIICESIDCCNDKLVPFLAGEDARWTISLGQ